The Staphylococcus sp. 17KM0847 DNA segment ACAACGATTATATTATTCAGGTTTAAAATGATAGTTTGCACCACGTGTTCGAATAAGTATTGGCGCATCAATTGTTTTGTCTATCATATATATGCCATCAATCATATCGTCTTTACCTTCTGTGATTTTAAACTTAACTTTTTTGATTGGACTTTGGAGTAATGTATACTTATCAGCTGTTTCAACAACTTCCATATCAAACCACTTTTTCCAATTCTCTACCATAGTTTGTCTCTGATGTGAACGAAACTCTATCATATCAATCTCAAGTTGACTTTGGAAGTATTCTTTCAAATCAGCTTCTCGTTCGTCATCTGATTTATTCCATTGTATAAAAAAAGGCATCATCACATCAAAATGATGGTCATTAACATAAAGAAGCTGCCATTGAATCTCATGTCCCTTTTTATTTTGACGCTTCATGCTTACAGGTCCTACAACTTCCAAACCACGCGCTAAAAACTGTTCTTTAAGCTTATGAATATCATGCGTTCTGAAACAAACTTTTTTAAATCCTTGTTGATATCCTTTTTCGACAATAGAAGATGCAAATGAATACTTGCCTTCCTGTGTTTTAGATTGTTGTTTGATTTTTCCT contains these protein-coding regions:
- a CDS encoding VOC family protein encodes the protein MIDIEFDHIIHYVDDLERFEFPGQYLEIHKGGRHENLGTFNRLVYINLSYIELLDIFNQGKIKQQSKTQEGKYSFASSIVEKGYQQGFKKVCFRTHDIHKLKEQFLARGLEVVGPVSMKRQNKKGHEIQWQLLYVNDHHFDVMMPFFIQWNKSDDEREADLKEYFQSQLEIDMIEFRSHQRQTMVENWKKWFDMEVVETADKYTLLQSPIKKVKFKITEGKDDMIDGIYMIDKTIDAPILIRTRGANYHFKPE